A stretch of DNA from Pangasianodon hypophthalmus isolate fPanHyp1 chromosome 2, fPanHyp1.pri, whole genome shotgun sequence:
GCTCCTATGGGGGCACCGGGGGTGCAGCTCGGATGGTCGGAGGGCAGCTCATAAACTCAGGAGTGTACGGTGGGAGTCTGGATTATATGTATAGAGCGGGAGTGGGTCGGGGTCCCGTCGTTTGCCCCCCGCTGACAGCTGTGACTGTCAACAAGAGCCTCCTGACTCCGCTAAATCTGGAGATTGACCCTAACATCCAAGCCATCAGAATTCAGGAGAAAGAACAGATCAAGACCCTCAACAACCGATTTGCCTCCTTTATTGATAAAGTAAGACATTATCTTCTGTTATTCTGATTTTGCTCCTTTCTACATCCTTTTTGCCCCTTGTTCTGTCAATCAAAGTGTGCGTCCAAACTTAAATACGTTATGCTTTCATTGGAACTCTAATTTATCAGAGATGCCAGATAAACAGAAATTAAAGTAGTCATGATTAAGATAGTGCTGgctttggaaaaaaatacagtcttGTTTCCCAAGAATTTAAATCTATACACATCCTTAAAATTACAATGGTGGTCCTTAAATTCTAATTATGTACTAAAATTTccaattttattgtaaatagtcaccaatctggcaaccctggtatACATAAGGAGCCCactggctgctgctttatgatTAAACACTCTGTTAGGACACTTATCTAGTATTAGCATGTTTATCCTGTCATGATAAAACACATAAGTACACTACGAGGTGTTAAATTGGGGCGGAGCTCCATCACACCTGGTTTCTCTTCATGGCAAGCAGGACCGAACTCTGGTttgatggaaatgtaaataGTCACTGGGTTTAATGGTATTTACAATGAggataaaatacaatattctaTCACTTTATAAAGAAAAGAAGACGATGGGGCTAAAGCTGTCTAGTCCTTCTTCTTATTAATTTGTATGCCTAAAATTaagctattaaagaaaactattaaagaaaaactttttcagacatttgacctttgAAATGTCTGAATAAATGACtgaagaaatgtttttcttcagtCAAAGTAATTGTTGGCTGCTCTGTTGAACAATTTTggcaatgtaatgtaatgtaaaagaCATGAGGTATGTGtctttgaattgaattaatttattaaatttattaatattgggggaaaaaccaaaaacagaataaatgcttttattcacatttccatTTTACGGCTGAtaagaataatataataaaaccatataaaaccatataataaaaaaactgtattgCTGGTGACATTATTAGTAGGAACTGTGTATTTTCTGTTCTTATCTTAGACCGACTCTCCAATTTGCTTGTTAATGTGTTAGCTTTTATCCTGTTATTGTTTCACACCCTCTACAACTGGATGACTTTCCTAACAGGATAATGTTTACTTACAGTCATAAACGCCACACAGTACGTCCTTCATCACATCAGTTATCAGCTTCAACACAGGCACACCTTCCCTCCTGTATCTTTAGCCTATAAAACCATCCATCCTACAGAATAAAGAGTGGCTGAGAGATAACTGTCTCAGTGTTAATGAGTAAACCGATTCATCAGAAATCAAAGAAATTCAGAAGAAATTCAAAGGCAATGACTGAAATGAACTGATGCAACAGTTATAAATCGATTATTACTGATTAGAATAGAtcataaatagatttaataataataataataataatagtaataatacatCAGAGAAGCTAGTAACTGAAGTATCaacattaatgaataattaaataaatgaagcatAAATATCCCAATTTTAAGCAAGATTATTTTATAATCCTGTTATTTGGATATTATTCAAATCGAGCACTTTTTAGCACTtgaatggaaataaaacactcaggaatCACGaagataaatgattaaatgttcatttaaatgtgtgatGCCCCGCCGTAGGTGCGCTTTCTGGAGCAGGAGAACAAACGGTTGGAGACCAAGTGGAGCGTTCTGCAAGAACAGACCTCCTCCCACACTAAAATCAACGGCATGTTCGAGAACCACATCGCTAAACTGCGCAGACACCTGGATGGCCTGGGCAATGAAAAACGGCACCTGGAATCTGAACTGAGTAACATGAAGAGCTTGGTGGAGGACTTCAAAAAAAAGTAGGAAAAcgtaaaaaaaacccaaaaaaacaggCAACATCACAATCATGAATACGCTTAGAACCTTAAAGGGATGTTTAGTTCtccctttcagaaaagtttccaaaaaaaaaatccccaaccatctaaacaaaaaaaaaactttgaggGACtcattttttgctttaaaagtGAAGGGTTCCTCATAGGTTTTTTTGGTAATATACTTggaaccttttaaaaaaaacaccctttGTTGTAAGGTTCTACATATACCCTTAAAGCAAAGGAAccagggttctagatttaacagCACCTTACAGGCAAATGCTACTATTTTAGAACTGGGAATCTGTTCGTATTACATTAGGATGGAACCCtggctgatatatatatatatatatatataaatatatactgtatatatataaattgagAGTGTGTCTTACAGGTATGAAGATGAGATCAACAAACGTACCGACTCCGAGAACACCTTTGTGATCTTAAAAAAGGTGAactacagcatttattttctcagtGTATTGCAAACAATGTCTACATTTGAAGAAATGAGAAGATTAGAAAGTTGAACGGATCTTTATGGTGTGCTGTTCAGGATACTGATCAGGCTTTCATGAGTACGGTCGAGCTGGAGACATCACTGAACAGCCTTAAGGATGAGATTGAGTTCCTAACGCTGATCTACGAGCAGGTGCGTTCCCTGTAActctgtctgtattttaaaGAAGTAATAAAACAGGGTGTGTTGCTGTTGTAGTATAACACTGAGTCACGAGGTGGTGAGACGAACccgagttactgttatcacatAACTCAACAGCACATCCACGAGTGTCgcattcctcttattccacagaaaTCTGACCAAATTtactcatttcatttattaaagaatgacaagtcATCCTTGTATCTGTttgcagttacatttaatgttgttggacatccgcaaaacaagttagttcctgttctcacttacgttatagcagctataaacagtcatttcctcaccagtctctATTTTTTCTTGCTTAAAGGCAGTgtgtaaacttctctgtcctgaagatgtcagaaaacttaaagttacagctttacctctgactgttacacagcgctgacactggagactccttccatcaatgttaaataaacatctccttacagaaaacttcaccatatcaacaattacacacagttttaaaaCCTGATTATGTAACGTGTCTGTTGTACAcgtcccagtgaatgagctgttactatggaaacgataacgtattagtacgagaacattaatataaacctgcactactgtcagagctgctgttatagaaaattaatcaacatcttctgaccaatcagaatccagaactcatcAGTGCTGTGGCGTAAATGAGCTTGTAAAACACACAGCACTTCTTATTGTTTAAACCTAGAGCTGTTTCTCCTTCGCAGGAGCTGAAAGAGCTGAAATCTCTGACCGGAGAAACATCCGTGGTTGTGGAGATGGACAACAGAAGGGACCTGGACATGGACGCTATTGTGGCTGAAGTGCGAGCGCAGTACGAGGAAATCGCCAACCGCAACCGCGCCGAGGCCGAGAGCTGGTACAAACAGAAGGTGGGAGCACTAGCATGCCTTTTTCTCCAGATCTTTTATTACCATAGCTGAAATTGTGTTACACTATTAGACACAAGATTAAATCTGGAAGCATTAAGAGTCCCAGAGATGCTCCAGTAACCTAAGAGCCCTTAACTGTTTAAAGAACCCTTCAAATATTCTTTTTTCTAAGATTGTACTTTGGagttaatgtttttaaagctttttacaCTATAACTATTTTACTGTTTCAAAAAAATCAAcaggggaaaataaaaataataaataaatacgtaaGTGAAAATATGGAGtattgtgtcaaaatcttaGTTAGACTTAAGTGAATGTTAAATGTCTAAGcttaaatgaaaagaaaagaaaaagaatcacTCAGATTATTACACTTCTAACAATTCCAGTGGCTCAATCTGCATGAAAAAAGTTATATAACGGTTTAAATCACCttcattctttaaaatttgtacaaactgtatgtgtacatttgtgtgtgtgtgtgtgtgtgtgtgtgtgtgttagtatgaaGAGCTGCAAGTAACAGTCACGCAATATGGAGAAAACCTGAGAACCACTAAAGCTGAAATCGCTGAATATAACCGCAAAATCCTACGCCTGCAGTCTGAGATCGATGGCGTCAAGGGACAGGTACGAGCCACCTTTCCTCTGTAAACCTCCGCAGCTGTGACATTCTCGTCTGGTTTAAAAAGTAGAGCAGCCTCTTTCGGTTTTCAGGGAAGTTTTAGGTTTAACCTGTCGTCAAGCCATTACAACTAGTCCCATAGTCTTTTTCTAGAAGAAGACTTACACAGAGCAGTTAATGAGAACgtgtgtatgtaaacatttctatatatactatatatattctatattctatacatttctatatatacagtatatatacacttcAGTAAGCATGGTGAGGGGCTTGACCGTGCTGTTTCAGCATGTCTGCCCAGTCTAATGcctttttaatcactttcaaatgatcattaataataaaattatttgtaaagagTTAGATCACTTCATCATAGGCcaagttaattatttaattatattaatttaattatatattattttctctttcggACAAAAACTTGCTGTCTCTGAGCATTTTTTGGCAGATAATATTTGGTGGCTTCCCTAATAAGTATATTTAACTGATATTAGCTCAATATAACTTCTTTATTGTTAGCTAAGGCTAAGTCAAACTTAcgttgatagattttatttcacgttAATAAGCACAAAACCATCTCCATTTACCATGACAGAAAAAGAGGACGCATCTTTCAAGTGGGAAAATCGAGTTGTTGCAAGAGCACAAGCCGAGATGTTGCTATGAATATGAGATGTGAGGAAGCGAGTCGGCTTTCAGGGGTtggtaaaaaaaacagtaaaaacactagatgagccaatcgacatTCTTTTGTCGGATTCTTATGTCGATTGGCTCACCTACTGatttaagtgtttttattgGGGGAAGAATACTGCTCTTTAGGCATATTTTTAAAGATAAGTGCTCATACCGGCACTGTGATGTTAAATCCGGAGCTTCTAGGCAAAATGTGGAATTTTTTCCTACTATACCgaatgtttttctttccacaTGCTTCCAGCGCACTAATCAGGAGCTTCAGAATAAAGCGGCTGAGGAACGGGGTGAAGCAGCAGTGAAGGAGGCGAGTCTCCGTGTACAGGAGCTCAAGGACGCTCTTCAAAGAGCTAAACATGACATGGCCCGACAAGTGCGCGAGTACCAGTCACTCATGAACATCAAACTGGCCCTGGACATCGAGATCGCCACCTACAGGAAACTGCTGGAGGGAGAGGAAAGCAGGTAAGATGGAGCATGTGGCCTTCACACCATCTGTTTAATCAGAACATTCTCAGTAACACTCTCAATATCATTAAAAGCTCTggtcatattttattatttatataagaCCACGTTTGCACAGACGAGCATCATCAGCATTATGGTTTGTAGTACGAGTTCCTCAGGTACTAGAGAACACAGGTTTATTTATCTGAATACAttgcattgattattttatttattgacattGTCATATCTTTTTCTGATGCTGCTGGATACCTTAGATTTTCCACCACTGATCATATATACTGGGGAGTGGAATTATACGAAAAATTGACAGTGCCAGGGTAACATAAGTGGAAAAAGCAACAGcaatatttgaatttatattatatattattaaaaaaaaagttggtccAAGCGATcggctcgaatgattcctcggaccaatcctatTACAGTGTGGTCTGATATTTCTTCTGTTCCACACTTTACTTCCTATCTGCAATTAATTCCCATTTACTGCTTGATTTgcaaaaaatggaagaaaaataatcattttaatcaattaatcaattataatCACATGGTTTTATCCTGTGTTTTACTGTATGACCTTTCAATAAAGCCattctaaagaaaaataaacattggaAGGAAGTAGCGGAGATCACTAGCTGCTAATCTACCAATGAAGCTaagcatatacagtactgtgcaaaagtcttggcaaaAGTCTtgttttttagtacaaactttgttatagatgtttattttctgacttctacattattgattcagtacaaaaacattttagattccaaacattagttttccagcacaaaatgaaatgttccagaaaaatgtttgtatgtcagtaaagaaagcagcagattccataagagacacttttcagataaaaacataatgaaggctgctgggtttcgctgcagaaataagaagcgagtcgacagtcaaagtctccagaagaactgtggctgcttctgcaagatgctcagtaacacttccagctcatttccttagaaaactgcacacactgcacctgaggatactatttatttttggtGTGGCGAAGGATCTTCAcaacaaatattgactttgtttcatttattactgtttactgctctttataggatttttgaAATGTAGAAATGCGCTACAGCATtgctttgcatgtgcctaagacttttgcggAGTACTGTACATCAAACAACTAATTTCCACACTGTTTAAACATTACTTAATTTGTGTGTAACTAGTAAGAGTTAATATATAGCCACAAATCATTTTCTTtggaactaaataaaaaaataaaaccctggacaggccacacccacaaacgACAACAGCAGCGTTTACTACACACTcgcaagagacaaactacaagtgacCTAAAGCCTGttagtgtgaacgtagggttaatcattatttaaaatcttgaatcttgtactttaaaaaatatgttattaaaaaaaaacaactatttttCCCCACAGATTGGTGCGTGGAGTCCAGTACGTCAGTACCTCCAGACAGACCTGTGAGTGTTGCTGTGTATTTCTCTCTAATCCTATCTGTGCTGTTTAAACTTTACACTCTTGTGATATTAAAATCACTTTCACGTTGTCTCTCAGCTGTAGCTTATCAGCCTTACCTGCTGGAAAGCAGCATCGTCACGCCCCCCATTGCTCATGCAGCCGAGTTAAGCAGTGACACGACTGTCATTCACACCAGCTAGACCATCACAGTCCTGGTCTGAAGGGCAAGACAGGGCCTCCACATGGCTGGGAAGAGGAAGTGAAGACCCTAAGAAATGACCTCATTCAACATATTGATAATAAAAGCGATACATTCCAAACTAAAGTGTTTACTGTTCACATCTATTATATAATCAGTGCTGTATTTACCTGTTCCTGTTTCCCATTTTGTCTCAGTCAGACTTCTCACCTTGTAACAATGTTGTTCAAGTTGAGTTGGATTTGGGATTGGACATGATCTCATTCAAcatcttcttcttgttttccattttgttgACCAACAGTAAAAAAATTTGTCCCCAATGATGCTTTAGTAGTTCAATACATGTACAAACCTGActctttttggttttttttacttcattgtAAAAGCCCAGAGTTGAATAGTAATAAATGATCTCTGAAAGCTGAGGTGTCCAAACGATGGCCTGCTGGACATAAGCTTAATCAGTTAAGCTTATTTTCATAGGAATACAACTTTACGAGTCACTGTTTTCCTATGTGTGTATAGCATCAGCTGAATGATTATGCTGAGTAAAGTTTCCAGCAGGAGGTTTCTGCCAGTTCAACACTGTAACTGAGACGATCACCTTTTGTCTGTGATGGCTCTTGGTGCCTCTGCTCCATGCTTTGAATAGTTGGCCATTGTTCATGATCATCAGTACCTGAGGTGTGGCCTTTTCTTTATCTTGATGATAATGAAGTGCCTGAGTGGTACAGTTATGCCGGCTGGATTAGAGCTGGTGAAACTCCAGAGTCTGGGGCGGGTTCCTGTAACTGTGTACTTCTTTTGCGTGCTTTGTTTAAGGTTGTCACCTGAGAGCTTTTGTCTCCACCTCTAAGGTCTGCCACCTAAAACGTACGAATCCCTTGATTAGATTTGTAGGTGACTGCAGCATGAAACAGCACGTTCTCAATAAAGAATCCTGCTGAAGATATACCCGAGTCTCCTGGTCTTCACTTCTGAGTTTCCAACACTGTTCTATTCTGTCTTCAGAAAAACCTCCATCTTCATGTAACGctttttaatatgcaaatgatcctGGTGATGTCAttcatatgcaaatgagtgGCTTTTTAAGCACCCTTTAGATACTTTCCCTTGAAAACTGTTGAAAGCACTGGTACAAAAATAATATCTTACTGGAAATTGACTGAAGTGAAAATTCCTGTATGGTGTCTCCTTGGTGAGAAACAATGAAGTGGAAGCTGGTTATAACTCTGGCAATGTTACTGGGTACTGTTAGCTACTAAAGGTTCACGTAGTATAAAACCCTATTTGGATGTGATTAGTTTAtcagtaatacattttttacacGTCTTTTCAATGACAAACATCTCACATCTGGACAGCAATAAAATTCCCACAGGAAATGCGAGTTTCTAGCAGGTTGTATTTCCTACGAATCCAGACATCATTagataagtaagtaagtaaataagtaaataagtaagtaagtaaataaataaataaataaagatattcaAGGGACGGAAACTGTACAGACTATAATGCACTTATATCATAACTATGAAACGAATTATTATAACTATAAATTTAAATCTGTATATATGGAATGAGACCAcaagaatttaaaatgaaatctgtttaagaaaagttttgaaaatattataaataggACGAAAACACAGACTGAAACCACAAGGGGGCGCCAGCAGCCTCCTGTTCATATCATATTCCTGGATGTGtaaaacttaaaatataaaatatataaaaaaacaacatggttttcattttatatatccaggttcttgttttatatatttggaTAGATAGGACAGGATTAACTTGTGTACATGTCTTTGGGTATAGGTGATTTTATTTATGACTTTATGTCCTTGTTATTAgattatgataaaacaaacacaagcttTTCATCTTTCTACAAATAAATGCTTGATtccaaacatttatttctgaaaagatATGCtaatataataagaaaatgCAAAGCCTGAAATTAGCAAAATGGGTGGAAATTAGATTAATAAtcagatgttttattttcttaaaacctCATAATCAGAAATAGCTgttaatattagataaatgtgcttttatcaagctgtttatttactttctaagTTATAGTTTTGCAGTGTAATATAATTTTCAGGGCTGTGGTGATCATTCAGGTTACTATGGTTGTGTCAGTAAACTGTTATTCAGCTGCTCTGCCACAAGGGGGCGCACAGACACCACTTTTAGCAAACAACAAAGTCTATTAACTTATAATTTATTAGTTATGATTTGCTAAATAGAGCAATAATGCTTTGATGTGTGCAATGAgtagactttttatatgtgtacaATTTAAGCATCCttcaaaatatttcctttttttttcttctgttttccaCCCAGCACTTTTGATTGGTTTGTGCTCACACATGTAAAGGTTTACATCAAATCCCAACATCTTCACCGTCTGCTGTTTAAGGTGTGTGAAGttgcacattttcacacaccTTATATGCATGCAATGATTTATctaatattaatgcatttaaagttTTTCCAAACTTTATTAACATGTCTGATTTATACCCAGTGACGTAATAATGACCACAGCAGACCTCCTTATGAAATGATTTActgagcatttatttttattttcattgccTAATCCTTTCTAGTGACATTCAGTAGGTTTTAAAACTTCTTGTGCAACAGATGTCATTGTGCAAAAAGTCATAACTCCTTTAGAGAATTTTTGGACATTTCGACAGACTTCACACTTGGCCGTAGTTTCTTTGTGCAGCTGCTGAGATCAGACGTTGTTTCAGTCTGCATCAGACATTTCTGCATCACTTCAAACACGAACAAGATTAGAAGAGAAATTATGTGCACCCTGATTTAACCAGGCGCAGTGGAGAGCTGGAGCTGCAAGTCTCAGCATGTAGTGTGAGTgcaaatgaaaatatgattGTGTTGTTGTAGATGAGCTCATTGCAGATGAGTTAGAATAATGCTGAGGAgtctttttattaaaagaaggGAAAGAATGGAGCAAGGACAAGGAAGATtagagaaaagaataaaaaaaaaataatgatatccAAATTCTTTACATTTCCATAGCTGGGCAGAGCTGCAGAGATTTTACTGAAGAGTGACACACGTTTGCCTCGAGCACTTCAACCAACTCCACCTCAAATCCaccccaccctctctctctctctctctctctctctctctctccccatccctttctctctctttctagcTATCTATCTCTATTTCTTTTCTGCTCCCCCCCAcccctttcctttctctctgagCGAGTGTCGACAGGTTTAATCCACCCTTCAGCAGCACTAACAGAAACTCAGGGGATTAGTTTCTCTGCCTTCCAACTTGGCAAAGTGTTCACATTCATTTTTCAGCCCTGACACACAGTGGACAAATTGTGAAAACTTTCCGAAGGGAATGATGACTAAAGTGACatttagaaacttttttttttccttttcaggtAAAGAAGGTTAGTTAGCAGCATaactacttttctttttttttttcccccagaatgacctttaaatgttttattaccaTAATGTCATTCATttcacaaagagaaaaaaaaaattctactctagcaggcattaaaaaaatctccacATGAACcgatcaaattaaaaaaaaaaaaagaaaaatctgtcaCAATGAAATCAGCATTTTGGTGCTGAGATGGTTTCATggtttctaaaatattttaaaactatatttttcacaaaaccaaaaatataatcaaattatAGTCATGTATTTCTGCTGAACTGGTCTGTAGctaagtaattttttaaaatattcagttcACTCTGATGCTCTTCCTTTGCTCTGACTTCCATTTacaacattatatttataaataaataaataaaaaaatcacaattttttaaaagatgcaACCCAGCtcaaatgctaatgctaatgcttttttaatattaattaaaattaaatattaatactcatttattatttatttataaatattatttgtttgaatttaattaattacatttatttttaaaatatttgataatTTTTTGTTCaatcataaaacatttttgcGTCGTTGTAATAATCCATAAAGTCATTAAGCCACAATTTCAGGtgaaattctttattttttcaggtGCAACATTCACAGTTCATTTATCATCCAGTTCATGCAGCAACGTCACACTTTTCCAAGcacaatattaaattatttaaatatttaaaaacatttaataacagCACACAACCTACATCatgatatatttcatatatagatagtatataatgtatataatgtgcaTTAATAAACCTGACGT
This window harbors:
- the LOC113545896 gene encoding intermediate filament protein ON3, which encodes MSTMEKTRRTTSHSSYSSRSYSGPVSSTVRRSYSVRSSYGGTGGAARMVGGQLINSGVYGGSLDYMYRAGVGRGPVVCPPLTAVTVNKSLLTPLNLEIDPNIQAIRIQEKEQIKTLNNRFASFIDKVRFLEQENKRLETKWSVLQEQTSSHTKINGMFENHIAKLRRHLDGLGNEKRHLESELSNMKSLVEDFKKKYEDEINKRTDSENTFVILKKDTDQAFMSTVELETSLNSLKDEIEFLTLIYEQELKELKSLTGETSVVVEMDNRRDLDMDAIVAEVRAQYEEIANRNRAEAESWYKQKYEELQVTVTQYGENLRTTKAEIAEYNRKILRLQSEIDGVKGQRTNQELQNKAAEERGEAAVKEASLRVQELKDALQRAKHDMARQVREYQSLMNIKLALDIEIATYRKLLEGEESRLVRGVQYVSTSRQTSVAYQPYLLESSIVTPPIAHAAELSSDTTVIHTS